Below is a genomic region from Eupeodes corollae chromosome 1, idEupCoro1.1, whole genome shotgun sequence.
GATTCGATCACATTCACTTAGACTTGGTAGGACCTCTTCCTCAATCTAACGGTTTTTCATATATTCTGACGGCCGTCGACAGATTTACGCGTTGGCCAGAAGCCTACCCTCTTGTGGATATAACAGCTAACACCATAGCGAAAGCATTTGTCGAAAACTTCATCTCCCGTTTTGGTACTCCTTTAAAAATCACTACGGACCAGGGAAGTAAATTGGAATCAAAGCTTTTTAGTGAACTATCTAGACTGTTAGGCATTCACAAAATGCACACAACGCCATATCACCCACAAGCATGGTTGATCGATTCCACAGacaattaaaatgttcattaaaaGCCAGATGCAACACCATCAATTGGAGCTCAGAGCTCCCAATAATCCTATTAGGAATTCGCTGCGCAGTCAAAGAATACTTAAATTCTTCTGCAGCAGAGATGGTTTATGGGCAAAATCTAAGACTGCCTGGTGAAAGTTTTGTTGATTACAACAACAAGCAAAGCTCTCCAGACGTTATAATTGAAAAACTCCGCAATGCGATGAAAAATCTCATCCCAACAGAAACCAGACAAGTAAAACAAGACATTTTCATTCCAAAACACTTAAACGAGTGTAAACAAGTTTTTGTCAGAGTTGACAAAATCAAAACAGGCCTCACGCCTCCATACGAAGGACCATACAACGTCATACGACGCCTTAGAAAACATTTCGtaatacaaatgaaaaacaagAGTGTGTCGGTTTCCATCGATCGTCTTAAGCCAGCACACTGTGTCTAAATTGTTCAATAAGACAACatgatataaaatatattttttgaactcgAAGAAGGTAACTCGATTGGAGAAGGGTGATGTAGTGGATGCGCACACACCTTAAATAAGCTTTCATATTTCAAAGCTCAATGTTATCTATTGAAATCTAAAGCTCAATGTCATCCATCAAAATCTAAAGCTCAAATCTAAGTAAACCATGTAAAAACACAGAATGCAGACATTTTGCATTTCCGCTTTTCTCTCGGCCATTTCTATCGTATCTTTCATCCCAGTCGGTAGAACAGGAGCAGGACATAAAAGAAACTACCTTGTGCTGGTGCAACGAATAACTCCTccataaattaatatattaaataaagttcattttattttgtaaagattAAAAGTTAGTTCTTTCATTGTGGTTCCGAGAACCACGTTCGAGGAACAACAGTCTCAAgactttgaataaaaaattgagtttcacTTAAAACACTTAAATTGTAGGTTGAAACTATCCAGTACTTGAAAACGCTCCTACTCAGTTGACTCCAAAAAAACTTCTTCTTAacatatgaaatattttacaagtgggcaaaaacaaaactagcagttttatttggatgtttttcaaaaatctttttctaaaaatcaagGGAGTAGTTAGAATCATCCACATGTGTCACAAAAACTCTTAATATTtgctaaaaatgtaaaaagctaAGATCAATATGTTACTTTTaatgaaagaaacaaaaatatttgcaatgtATTTTGCacttaaataataagaaataaatgattttcaaaaacaaatttaacaaatatttggtAAATTAACATTACTAGTTGACAATGTTCTGATAAATTTTAACGGTACTGAAGTTCTTTTTCCAATgttgagttttctttttattttctgtccAAGTTTGATTATCCAAATTTAGATTGCTCTTTTATCGCACTTCCTccatttaaagcaaaataaCGTCTGGCGATTATATAAACTAGAACAAATGTAagactaaaaaataaacttaaactttcgTACTCCTTAAAGACATGACCGCAGCAGTGTTAAACTTATTTGATTACCACACATCCTGACCTCGCTCCAATCAATCGAACATTCTCTGTGCgaaaacactttaaattatTCACAATATTCTTCCTTACCACTGGAATTGTTAAGTAGCCTGTTAAATTGATTGAAGTCCATTCCATTCTTCAATATAAATAACACTTCTTGTGCAAAATATTGACCATTGACCATCACAGAAGAGTATTAGAATGCGTCCTTCGGAAAAGTTTGCAAAGGTTCTTCGAGTTGTAAGGCTCTGCTCTGCTGTTTGTGGGTGTGACATAATTAAtgaaaagtataaaattaacaacataACAAGAGCGGTGATATTTTGCATAacggtttattttatattttcggcCTATACGGTTAATCTTAAAATAGCCGAAAATTGGAGTGTTGTGTTGGAGGCTTTTTGTATGGTTGGAAGTGTCTTGCAGGTTTCTTagttatcaacaaaaatatgtttatttttttaatttcaaaaaatgttttcttttttttttagggaaTTTCAAAACTCACCAGCGGTATTATTTATAAGAACTATTTTCGATTTGCTTCTAAGTTTCTTCGACAAGTCTATTCGGAATATGAAAACAAAGGCGAGAGCTATTTAAACATCCTGGATAAATGTATTTCGAGAACTCGTGCAGTTCTCAAAAGTGTCGCCGTATTGTATGCTGTTGTGGTGATTTCACTTATTTCGGTTCCGATTGTGGTTTGGATTTTCACGGGAAAACGGTTTTTTCCCATGCAATTCTTCATCCCGTATCTGGACACAAATACATTATTGGGGTATTTCGCGACAATTGGAATGCAATCCGTTTGCCTGGTTTTTGGGGGATTTGGGAATTTCGCTGGGGATATGTTTTTAATGGTGTTCTTTGGACAGGCCAATATGTTGGTTGATATTTTTATGCTTAAGGGACTGGAACTTAGTGAGTTAGCTGTCGATAGCAAAGACGAGAAGGTGCAGCATAAGTTGAATGAAGTCATTGAATGGCATCAAACTTATTCAAGGTAACGAACAAAAAGGACATGAAAATTTTGCACTCGAAACATCTGAGGAAATCGAATTCATTTTAGATATATCGAAAACCTTGATGTTATGTACTTTTGGATAAACTTTACACAAATCACAACATCAGCAGTATCAATTGTTCTGACTCTGGCCATTATGTTTATTGGGGAATGGCCTGGAGCGTACGCCTACATTTTGATATCCTTCACTATGCTCTATTTGTATTGTGGCATGGGAACTCTAGTCGAATTAGCTGTAAGTAGTTTTGATTTATCTTTAAGGTGATTGCCAACCACCAAGGATCAAAGCTTACATAGTTATgtgttaacttcttttttttatataacctTCTTTTGTATTTAATGAATGTATTTTTAGAATGATAGAATCATTgatgaaatttataatattcaCTGGTATATTTTGAAAGTGCCGCAACAAAAATGCATCCGTTACATGCTGATGAAAGCACAATCACCCAAAGAAATTAGCGTCGGTGGGGTTGCTCAACTTTCTGTTAGTACAGGATTACAGGTTATTACTTTCAATATCTACTTAAATGCACTGAATCCAATAATGTAGTTTATTTCTTCTAGGTTACGAAGACTGTGTACAGTGTTTTTATGATGCTTCTGAACTTTTTCGACGACAAATAAGCAAACCTATGGAAATATTTTCGGCggaaaaaacattttgtgatCATAAGAAAAGGAAGTGTATAATTATGTTAATGTGAAAAGAGAAACTGCTTTTTGTAACTTGATTAATTAAATAGTTTGCATAactaagttaataaaataatacataaaataaacaataaaaaattaatgaaaagattttataatcggtttaaaagtaattttttttttaagtggacaaaataaaatgaaacaccaccaaaagtttaaaatgtcccataaacttttcaaatttgtatttttctttggctttttaaaaaaatgtatttgaagcaAATGGTAgaaatgtgcattcaagagaacacaagcgtccacaggtttttcttaaaacatagCTCTGAacatcaactcctactctcacctccccgtggtgagcATCGGGTatctagtacctcaactggagattgggatTCAACCCCAGTGTTATGTTTTTGCAGGTATCAGCCTAGATAGAGGGggaaaggtgtttccactaaagcaccTCTCCTTTCGTCCATATACGGCAGCGGAAGAATTCCCGAAATGAAaccaacggtggcgtctacagttccagtaaggttgaactacttagtgaacatcaTATAGGGCTTCTAAGACTTATTCGGTGCATATGCCTATAAGAAGCGGTTTATCTGGCTCCCCGTCCTTgtagttatactaaggatctggtcctccaggttaagggttgtgccgtcgggtaGACCACGttaaaacatcatagttgcgaagcactaaCAAACCGATGGTGCTTAGGAACagtcagaaaaataaatgtataaaatagtgaaattttttcgaaaaaggccatcaatcaaaagctttttgtttaattattgcattttaaataaaacttagtaTACTATTTCATAACATAACACAAtacaatttcttcaaaattatatttttaatatgatataaaattttaaataatataaaaagaggctgggatgcgacccacactgatgacttcccatcccttctgtcgattttcttgtttaaaagtttgtatatatgtactcgtatcaattcttaccaaatttgtagattttatttttttatgaaaaaacggacaattggatttttatataaaaataactgaatatcgaaaataatattttttataaaacaaaattagtttgaagccaatatttcaaatttttgaaaagatatttgaatcgaaaatcaattttgtaccaacttttataatttcttttaaggtttttattttttgtaaaaaaactgtgaattcgataaaagtaaactaaagccaatatctcaaagttttgaaaagatatttgaatcgatattcaatttttatcaactttgagtaatgtttttttagtttttattttttataaaaaaaactgtcaatttgatttttctcaaaattttatcaggtgtcaaaaacaatattctgcgttgcacaaaattgttttggagatgaaatcatattttagtcgtaaaattttagaggtgacaaatttttttgatttataaaaaaaccgttaagtggatttttatcaaaaaatatacttatttggtatcacgttataatatattatataaaatttaattcaagtctctagcgattttggttcgtaagatatttagggttaaccaaaattttcacctttttttttcaaactactatggtacaaaaaccacaaacgcaattttctcgagagccctttcttcatctttctgctttattatctgtataacaaaatttatttgaaatcgatatctcttctggttcttgagctatggacgacgaaaaaatcgtcgcgaacgtacggacgtaggtacacacgcacgcacatacatctttctacaaatcttttaaaccttgggaccttgaaacgtcgagaaatgtcaaaattttcaatttgacaaatcggacccaatacaataacttcctatgggaagctaatAATAAGGTGGCCGTAGAGAAcctgggcctagtgacttacaactctcaaccattcctgtgtgctcgTAATTGCAGGAAtgcaggggacctacagtttatatgccgaatccgaatcgaaaggttaaacaaatacaaacataaagGTTTTGATCTTCCAAAAAGCCCTCCCTACCAAACAtgatgcacttatggaaataTTCTTGTAATTTCATGATGGTCTTGAAATTTCTACTCATAAAGTTAGAGGAGACCTAACCTCTTTAACGTCCTTCCTCTTTTCAAACGATTATCTCATATCCAAAATTAACGTGCGGATATGAAGCATACTATCGCTCCTAACGTAAATACCATGTAACCTAGGCTAAGAATAGCCTTTGCcatcaaaatgtaagagggaTAAGGTCTAAAACGTCTGCCGTCTTGAATAGCTGACAGAACCTTCCTTACGACATTTTTGCTCTTACCGAAACCAACACACCCGATATCCTTAAAACGGAACTCTTAACTAACTATTTCATCTATCGAATGAATTTCGTGAAATGTTTGAGTAATACATTTGGCAGTGGTGTGCTCTTAGCTATCCATAGTAATTTTGGTAGTTCATTACTCCATATTCCTACttcgaatttgaaggtgtatcagctaaaGGTTAAGGTAACACTCCCTAAGTTCTATATTTTTGTCCTTTGTTAGTACATTCGACCAGCCCAACAAATAAAAGCTTAGCAAGCTGCTGTTAATtccattgattatctgcttaAACAATTGCAACTTAATGCTTTGATCATAGTACTTGGCGACTTTAATATTCAaatctcaattggtccacctcagatgatcaATCATctttctttccaactaacatcttCCCTGAATCTGAGTCGCTattcattgatcgtctgtctgaatgtggtatttttcaaatatacgGAGTAGCAAACTTTATGGGAAGACACCTGGATCTCATCTTCCCATCTGATTGCCATAAATGTGTCGTCTCCGCGAGCCTTTACCTTCTCTCAAAATTCGATCGCTATCATCCTCCACTTAATCTCTTCtttcgaatttaatttaaaaaaaaatagtttggagaattactgttatgattttcgttgggctgatttctccaaactcaaCAATCTTCGTAACTCATCCGTCGTTGACTTAAGCTCCCTCCACCCAAAAGTAGAGTCCTTTAGAAATTGATTATCCCATattgtattgaagaatcagtaccatTCTCTCGAAAAAAAGATGTAACATTTCCCCCCCCCTCCCTCcgtggtacaacagagagctccgtggCCTAAGAAATACACGTAACAaactttggaagatctttttacagtccaaatctgataccgaccacaataaatatcttctcgcctataattctatCTCTAAATTAAGGGAAtgcctttataaccaataccctaaccaaatgaaaaataaccttttttctGATGAAAGGggatttttcaagtttataaatgttaaaacgAAAATCCTGATGTATTTCTACCTTCAAGGAGTTTCTCTAACTTTATATAATACTTTAGCAAATTTTAAACTGAGCATCTCCATGATCCTGATCCTCACTACTTTATTTACTTAGATGGTTTCGCTCAAATCTCTCTTTCatcttttacaataactgaagaaatggttattgccaaaatcgtaagcctcaaagaaaactttagccctggtcctgatggcgtcttttttttataattagaaaacactaaaagttattttataatataccaaagacacagtgtaagaattaggaaaagagggaagggttggataggagttGTCGGTgttcattggttttaaatttctgaacattgcaatgacaaggAAAAATAGAGcatggcaaggcgttccacattcgcgtagttcggctaaaaaaagaatctctgtacttcatagtactgtcgaagttgggctcaagggtaaactgatgggcattcctagaagcgcgggtattacggttaaattgtttaaggggaggaatgcaactggctatttcactagagcatagtccgttaaaataacggtaaaaaagtgtgatgcaagaaaccttgcgtccaTGTTCGAGTGATgaaaacgagttgatgatgttaatgttaccaatcattttaaaagctctttttcgaATAATATCCAAGAggtttaaataagttactggatctccagcccagagatgagagttatatttaagtttcggacgtatataggttttgtagattgtagccatatcagacggagagacaaatttcttgcaacgtctcaaaaaacctagacatctagcggttgctgatgcacattccgaggatgtcaagattttcattaattttcgataaaagagcaagatgcctgtttttatcaaatgcctttgaaatatcaagtgcaataatcttactttctccaaaacgatgtaaggatctgttccactgttcggtgagatgaaccatgagatcaccagtggacctattactacgaaagccgtattgccggtcattaagaagcttccgttcctcaagatatttcttaaactgataattaatcagcgtttctatgatCTGAGGGAGAAGAAGATTGGGATTGGCTGCGGAagtgatggtgcattatgggcagagtaaaaacAGGCCAACAGCcaaccctgtgtattcttatcttcaaatctgacaactgtcagatcgggagtgctaacatttggacataaaaaaccttttaaatgtttcttagctaaaatacaagttctgggattatcttggtcttgatctgcggttttataaaagaggtcgtattggttgtcttggaggctTCGCACCCTTGAGGCCGTTTATgcacggttcttggataacgcaaatgtcgaagttttcctccACAAGAAAACTGTTAGATTATCTGAAgcgcacttagagtgcttcagattaatctggatgaccttcatcgtgtttttaaattatttttagctgcagagctgggcCCGGCAACTTGCTGGGGATCTCGAGTCCActtataacatcgtcaacct
It encodes:
- the LOC129940358 gene encoding odorant receptor 67d-like, with product MRPSEKFAKVLRVVRLCSAVCGCDIINEKYKINNITRAVIFCITVYFIFSAYTVNLKIAENWSVVLEAFCMVGSVLQGISKLTSGIIYKNYFRFASKFLRQVYSEYENKGESYLNILDKCISRTRAVLKSVAVLYAVVVISLISVPIVVWIFTGKRFFPMQFFIPYLDTNTLLGYFATIGMQSVCLVFGGFGNFAGDMFLMVFFGQANMLVDIFMLKGLELSELAVDSKDEKVQHKLNEVIEWHQTYSRYIENLDVMYFWINFTQITTSAVSIVLTLAIMFIGEWPGAYAYILISFTMLYLYCGMGTLVELANDRIIDEIYNIHWYILKVPQQKCIRYMLMKAQSPKEISVGGVAQLSVSTGLQVTKTVYSVFMMLLNFFDDK